The proteins below come from a single Prolixibacter sp. NT017 genomic window:
- a CDS encoding alpha-L-fucosidase produces the protein MNRILPVFLLLFLLVGFKVKAQNTETSQEKAKRMAWFKDAKLGIFIHWGIYAVNGIDESWSFYNGYISYPDYMKQLKGFTAANYHPEEWAKLIKESGAKYTVLTTKHHDGVALWDTECSDLNVVKKTPAGRDLVAPFVKAARKEGLKVGLYYSLLDWSNPNYPNWTREKKRYTNDSVRWNRFVKFNFCQLEELSKKFHPALFWFDGDWEQSAEKWHAKELAAALRKYNKNVILNSRIQGYGDYETPEQGLPVKKPDSKYWELCMTMNNSWGYQPNDTNYKSANQIIRMLVECISMGGNLLLDIGPKADGTIPQQQVDILKELGRWTSKHKEAIYGTRAGIPPEHFYGPTALNQKGDILYLYLPYKPVGPLMIKGLKNKINRIWVVGNGTKLNWKVIGKQYWSSVPGIVYIDVPERVLDPQVTVIAVLLDGKIDLYREKGQVIESN, from the coding sequence ATGAATCGCATTCTTCCGGTATTTTTACTTCTGTTTCTACTCGTTGGTTTCAAGGTAAAAGCTCAAAACACTGAGACTTCGCAGGAAAAAGCAAAACGAATGGCCTGGTTCAAAGATGCGAAGCTGGGCATCTTCATCCACTGGGGCATTTATGCGGTAAACGGAATAGACGAAAGCTGGTCATTTTACAACGGATATATTTCCTATCCCGATTACATGAAGCAGCTCAAAGGCTTTACGGCCGCCAATTACCATCCCGAAGAATGGGCTAAATTGATCAAAGAGAGTGGAGCGAAATATACGGTGTTAACCACGAAGCATCACGATGGTGTTGCCTTGTGGGATACAGAGTGTAGCGATTTGAACGTGGTAAAGAAAACACCAGCCGGTCGCGATTTGGTCGCTCCATTTGTTAAAGCTGCCCGAAAAGAAGGATTGAAAGTTGGCCTTTATTACTCCCTGCTCGACTGGAGCAACCCGAATTATCCGAATTGGACCCGTGAAAAGAAACGATACACCAACGATTCAGTCCGCTGGAACCGCTTTGTTAAATTCAATTTTTGCCAACTGGAAGAACTTTCTAAAAAATTTCATCCCGCTCTGTTTTGGTTTGATGGTGACTGGGAACAATCCGCTGAAAAGTGGCATGCTAAGGAACTGGCCGCTGCCTTAAGAAAATACAACAAGAACGTCATCCTGAATTCCCGCATTCAAGGGTATGGCGATTACGAAACCCCCGAGCAAGGTCTTCCGGTTAAGAAACCCGACAGTAAATACTGGGAACTGTGCATGACCATGAATAATTCGTGGGGATACCAGCCCAACGACACCAACTACAAATCGGCAAATCAAATCATCCGGATGCTGGTGGAATGCATCAGCATGGGTGGCAATTTGCTACTGGACATTGGTCCGAAAGCAGACGGGACCATTCCGCAACAACAAGTTGATATTTTAAAAGAACTGGGGCGCTGGACATCGAAACATAAGGAAGCGATTTACGGAACCCGGGCAGGCATTCCACCCGAACATTTTTACGGCCCAACAGCGCTCAACCAAAAGGGAGACATCCTTTACCTGTACCTGCCTTATAAACCGGTAGGACCATTAATGATAAAAGGATTGAAAAACAAAATAAACCGAATCTGGGTCGTTGGCAACGGTACCAAACTCAACTGGAAAGTAATTGGGAAACAATACTGGAGTAGCGTGCCGGGCATCGTTTATATCGATGTTCCTGAAAGAGTGCTTGACCCGCAGGTTACGGTGATTGCTGTTCTGCTTGACGGGAAGATTGATTTGTACCGGGAGAAAGGACAGGTAATCGAAAGTAATTAG
- a CDS encoding Hsp20/alpha crystallin family protein has translation MAIVKANNRMFPSVPSFFDNFFSRDWMDWTNSNFADIDSTLPAVNVKESDDDYVIEVAAPGLSKDDFKIDLDNNRLTISSEKQEENKTDEEGKYTQREFRYQAFQRTFHLPGNVVDSDKIAAKYKDGILCVTLPKREEIKPKPAKQIKIS, from the coding sequence ATGGCAATTGTAAAAGCTAACAACCGAATGTTCCCGTCTGTCCCTTCTTTCTTCGATAACTTTTTCTCAAGGGATTGGATGGATTGGACAAATTCCAATTTCGCAGACATAGACAGTACGTTGCCTGCTGTAAATGTTAAGGAATCGGATGATGACTATGTAATTGAAGTCGCTGCTCCGGGATTGTCCAAAGATGATTTTAAAATCGATTTGGATAATAACCGTTTGACTATTTCTTCCGAAAAGCAGGAAGAAAACAAGACAGACGAAGAGGGCAAATATACGCAGCGCGAATTCAGGTATCAGGCTTTCCAGCGTACGTTCCATCTGCCTGGAAATGTAGTAGACAGTGATAAGATCGCGGCTAAGTACAAAGATGGAATTTTGTGCGTTACGCTTCCCAAACGGGAAGAAATAAAGCCGAAACCTGCCAAGCAAATCAAGATTTCATAA
- a CDS encoding ATP-binding protein — protein MFTKDSFQRKLFFYYFSLFAVFTASVLIYQYQREKEYRIGQLDASLESYANLTDQYIRHEKIYSTGNFSKLDSLKSLIPSDEVRITVINHDGKVLYDSSVKDYAHMENHLQRPEIQKSIYSDFGANLRKSHTTGKDYYYFARFYQDYFVRAAAVYNMQIQHFLQAEKTFIIFILFLFFVIWLVLRIVSRRMGDSINKLKDFAVTIRRGGTYDRNIQFPDDELGVISHEIIKLYKQLRRTKDELTQEKEKLFSHLFVLNEGVAFFSSEKKTMLSNNHFIQFINIISEESTISAEQVFQVKALDAINLFLDEILQSETEFFLHDLPRTEMNVQVGGRYFHVQCIVFQDKTFEIIITDNTKLVKQRLMKQQMTSNIAHELKTPIASARGYLETILESPGLDPEKQRHFIEKANSQVNRLTKLVGDIALLNKIEEAGEYYAIEKVTVGKLISEVVDSFQTMINRKSVVVEVDADYDLAVKGNYSLVFSIFQNLMENALNYAGENITITIKHYLEDDKFHYFAFSDNGVGIAEEHLSRIFERFYRIDSGRSRKLGGTGLGLAIVKHAVVYQKGEITVRNRKEGGLEFLFSLPRFIEKK, from the coding sequence ATGTTTACAAAAGACAGCTTTCAGCGAAAATTATTCTTCTATTATTTTTCTCTTTTCGCGGTATTTACTGCGTCGGTTCTGATTTATCAGTATCAACGTGAAAAAGAATACAGAATAGGGCAGCTCGATGCTTCGCTTGAGAGCTACGCTAATTTGACCGATCAATACATCCGGCACGAAAAAATCTATTCCACCGGCAATTTTTCCAAGCTCGATTCTCTGAAATCACTGATTCCGAGCGACGAAGTGCGTATAACGGTCATTAATCACGATGGCAAGGTTCTGTATGATAGTTCGGTGAAAGATTACGCGCACATGGAGAATCATTTGCAGCGCCCCGAAATACAGAAATCGATTTATTCCGACTTTGGTGCGAACCTGCGGAAATCACATACAACCGGAAAGGATTACTACTATTTTGCCCGTTTCTACCAGGATTATTTTGTTCGGGCGGCAGCCGTTTACAATATGCAGATTCAGCATTTTCTGCAAGCCGAAAAGACATTCATCATATTCATTCTTTTCCTGTTTTTCGTCATCTGGCTCGTTCTGCGCATCGTATCGCGCCGCATGGGCGACAGTATCAATAAGCTGAAGGATTTTGCGGTAACCATTCGTCGAGGAGGTACATACGATCGCAACATCCAGTTCCCCGATGATGAGCTCGGAGTTATTAGTCACGAAATCATCAAGCTTTATAAGCAGTTGCGCAGAACCAAGGATGAGCTGACCCAGGAGAAGGAGAAGTTATTCAGTCACCTTTTTGTGCTAAACGAAGGAGTGGCGTTCTTTTCATCCGAAAAGAAAACCATGCTTTCGAATAACCACTTTATTCAGTTCATTAATATCATCTCCGAGGAATCGACCATTTCCGCCGAGCAGGTGTTTCAAGTAAAAGCGCTTGACGCTATCAACCTTTTTCTGGACGAAATACTGCAATCGGAAACGGAGTTTTTCCTGCATGACTTGCCGAGAACAGAAATGAATGTTCAGGTTGGTGGACGATATTTCCATGTGCAGTGCATTGTTTTCCAGGATAAAACTTTCGAGATTATCATTACGGACAATACCAAGCTGGTAAAGCAGCGTTTGATGAAACAGCAAATGACTTCAAACATTGCGCACGAGCTAAAAACGCCCATTGCTTCGGCAAGAGGTTACCTCGAAACGATACTCGAATCGCCCGGTCTCGATCCCGAAAAGCAACGTCATTTTATCGAAAAGGCAAACAGTCAGGTAAACCGGTTAACCAAATTGGTTGGCGACATTGCCTTGTTGAATAAGATAGAAGAGGCAGGAGAGTATTACGCCATCGAGAAAGTGACGGTTGGGAAACTGATTTCAGAAGTTGTCGATAGTTTCCAGACCATGATTAACCGCAAGAGTGTGGTGGTTGAGGTCGACGCTGATTATGATTTGGCGGTGAAAGGAAATTATTCCCTGGTATTCTCCATCTTCCAGAACTTAATGGAAAATGCGTTAAACTATGCGGGTGAGAATATTACCATTACCATTAAGCATTACCTCGAAGACGACAAGTTCCATTATTTTGCTTTCTCCGACAATGGAGTCGGCATAGCAGAAGAGCACCTGTCACGCATTTTTGAACGTTTTTACCGGATTGATTCAGGACGTTCACGCAAATTGGGTGGAACAGGTCTGGGGCTGGCCATTGTGAAACATGCTGTGGTATACCAGAAAGGCGAGATTACCGTAAGAAACCGGAAAGAAGGAGGACTCGAATTCCTGTTCTCTTTACCCCGGTTTATCGAAAAGAAATAA
- a CDS encoding response regulator transcription factor, whose protein sequence is MAKDKPRILIVDDEEDICEILQFNLESEGFETDVALSAEDAMTKKLKKYNLILLDVMMGKMSGFRLAEKIRKDMGLTVPIIFLTAKDTENDVVTGFNIGADDYIPKPFSIKEVVVRVKAVMRRSSGEIQHVEPVITSGKFKLDTEIKRLLIGEKKIELTRKEFEVMRLLMENEGRIFPREDILSRVWSDDVVVTDRTVDVNITRLRKKLGEYGKCIRNKSGFGYYFEV, encoded by the coding sequence ATGGCAAAAGATAAACCTCGCATTTTAATTGTTGACGACGAAGAGGACATTTGCGAAATTCTTCAGTTTAACCTCGAAAGTGAAGGTTTTGAAACAGATGTTGCGCTTTCGGCTGAAGATGCAATGACCAAAAAGCTTAAGAAGTACAACCTGATTTTGCTGGATGTGATGATGGGCAAAATGTCTGGTTTTCGTTTGGCCGAAAAGATTCGGAAAGACATGGGCCTGACCGTTCCAATCATTTTTCTTACAGCAAAAGATACTGAGAACGATGTGGTGACCGGCTTTAATATTGGAGCCGACGATTATATTCCGAAGCCATTTTCGATAAAAGAAGTGGTCGTTCGGGTAAAGGCAGTAATGCGTCGCAGCAGTGGTGAAATACAACACGTAGAGCCTGTAATTACTTCCGGTAAATTTAAACTCGACACCGAAATAAAACGCTTACTGATTGGTGAAAAGAAAATTGAGCTGACACGTAAGGAGTTTGAAGTGATGCGGTTATTGATGGAAAACGAAGGAAGAATTTTTCCGCGAGAAGACATTTTGAGCCGCGTTTGGAGTGATGACGTGGTGGTGACCGACCGAACCGTTGATGTAAACATTACGCGGTTACGCAAGAAATTGGGAGAGTACGGAAAGTGCATCCGGAACAAGTCGGGTTTTGGCTATTATTTTGAGGTTTAA
- the phoU gene encoding phosphate signaling complex protein PhoU: MSINKENAIQDILSRFEDMANTILRQLDLIEEVMSQGETEVPANIAKEIASNEKKINKLDVKIGEKIVNTIVLQKPVASDLRQMMAIYQMVGDLERIGDLVTNIAGSIPKIKDEAVFERLSDVISNMLISSVNMVRKSILSFINNDKEYAIWTIKNDAVIDELNHKLIKKTVKKSKLPKETQDMLLSFININSIISNIERIADHATNVAEASIYSLEGTDIRHKQIDLDGDDL; this comes from the coding sequence ATGAGCATAAACAAGGAAAACGCGATACAGGATATTCTCTCACGCTTCGAGGATATGGCCAACACCATTCTTCGTCAACTCGACCTGATTGAGGAAGTAATGAGCCAGGGAGAAACAGAAGTTCCGGCAAACATTGCAAAGGAAATTGCCAGCAACGAGAAAAAAATTAACAAACTGGATGTGAAAATTGGCGAAAAGATTGTCAACACCATCGTACTGCAGAAGCCGGTAGCTTCCGATTTGCGTCAGATGATGGCGATTTACCAGATGGTTGGCGATTTGGAACGCATTGGGGATTTAGTGACCAATATTGCCGGTTCGATTCCCAAGATTAAGGATGAGGCGGTATTCGAGCGCTTGTCGGATGTAATCTCCAATATGTTGATCTCGAGTGTAAATATGGTTCGGAAATCAATTCTTTCGTTTATCAATAACGATAAGGAGTATGCAATTTGGACCATCAAAAATGACGCGGTAATTGACGAACTGAATCATAAACTCATAAAGAAAACCGTTAAAAAGAGTAAACTACCTAAGGAAACTCAGGATATGTTGCTCAGTTTTATCAATATCAACAGTATTATTTCGAATATTGAACGCATTGCTGACCATGCAACTAACGTAGCAGAAGCATCGATTTATTCGCTCGAGGGGACAGATATCCGCCATAAGCAGATTGATCTGGATGGTGACGATTTATAG
- the pstB gene encoding phosphate ABC transporter ATP-binding protein PstB, whose product MNENIIEVKNPVLSIQNLSIAYDKGGKYAVKDVSVDVKRDSITAIMGPSGCGKSTLLRAINRMHELYPNIVTEGKILLNDEDVYGMSTIKLRRKIGMVFQRPNPFPTMSIFDNVIAGYKLNGIRLKKSEREEIVETSLRDVALWDEVRESLFKKGTFLSGGQQQRLCIARALAFKPDVILLDEPTSALDPVATARVEDLLVELKKNYTIVLVTHNMSQAARISDNAMFMYLGELVEYDKTKTMFTNPKDSRTEGYLTGEFG is encoded by the coding sequence ATGAACGAAAATATTATTGAAGTTAAAAACCCCGTATTGTCTATTCAGAACTTGTCGATTGCATACGACAAGGGAGGTAAGTATGCCGTAAAAGATGTTTCGGTTGACGTAAAACGTGATTCTATTACAGCAATAATGGGACCCTCGGGGTGTGGTAAAAGTACCTTGCTGAGAGCCATTAACAGGATGCACGAGTTGTACCCGAACATTGTTACCGAAGGGAAAATCCTGCTGAACGATGAAGATGTGTACGGAATGTCGACCATTAAACTCAGGCGGAAGATTGGAATGGTTTTTCAACGACCCAATCCGTTCCCGACCATGAGTATTTTCGATAATGTGATTGCCGGATACAAACTCAACGGAATTCGATTGAAAAAAAGCGAGAGGGAAGAAATTGTTGAAACCTCGCTCCGGGATGTGGCTTTGTGGGATGAGGTAAGAGAGTCGCTCTTTAAAAAAGGAACGTTTCTTTCCGGGGGACAACAGCAACGGTTGTGCATTGCCCGTGCGTTGGCGTTCAAACCAGATGTAATTCTTCTGGACGAGCCTACATCCGCACTCGATCCGGTAGCAACAGCACGAGTTGAGGATCTGTTGGTTGAATTGAAGAAAAATTACACCATCGTCCTGGTGACACATAACATGTCTCAGGCGGCTCGTATTTCAGATAACGCCATGTTTATGTATCTTGGAGAATTGGTGGAATACGATAAAACGAAAACGATGTTTACGAACCCGAAAGATTCGCGTACCGAAGGTTATCTTACCGGAGAATTTGGGTAA
- the pstA gene encoding phosphate ABC transporter permease PstA codes for MKVIAIRDNSNSRNTKNKIFLGIVIFFSLLTILPIILIVGELVVKGIGQINLSFFTEVAPDTLQAMVAKANGETIPGGIANGITGSILIVVLAAVMAIPFGIITGIYLYETPGKRYSNIIRDIADVLQGVPSIVLGLIVYLWVVKHITHSYSALAGSVSLAIMMLPLIIRSTEETLKMIPGTLKEAAVALGVPYHKIILRVLIPSSFSGLLTGILISISRILGETAPLMLTTLGNPRINWDITHPTSAVPLLIWQFYNDPNMVELIWSSSLFLMGFVLTLNIISKRISAKHSIH; via the coding sequence ATGAAAGTGATTGCTATCCGTGATAATTCAAACAGTCGCAATACAAAGAACAAGATTTTTCTGGGGATTGTCATCTTTTTCTCTTTGTTAACCATTTTGCCCATTATTCTGATTGTAGGAGAATTAGTTGTTAAGGGAATTGGACAGATTAATCTCTCGTTTTTTACCGAAGTTGCTCCTGACACGTTACAGGCTATGGTTGCCAAAGCCAACGGAGAAACCATTCCCGGCGGTATTGCCAACGGTATTACAGGTTCCATACTGATTGTGGTTTTGGCCGCGGTGATGGCCATCCCGTTTGGGATTATTACAGGAATTTATCTTTACGAGACCCCTGGCAAACGTTATTCCAACATCATTCGTGATATCGCTGATGTACTCCAGGGCGTTCCGTCTATTGTGCTGGGCCTCATTGTTTATCTGTGGGTTGTGAAGCATATTACTCATAGCTATTCGGCTCTGGCCGGAAGTGTGTCGTTGGCCATTATGATGTTGCCCTTAATCATTCGCTCAACGGAAGAAACGCTCAAAATGATTCCCGGAACGCTCAAAGAAGCTGCAGTTGCTCTTGGTGTACCTTATCATAAGATTATACTTCGCGTTCTAATCCCTTCAAGTTTCAGCGGATTGCTCACCGGTATTTTGATTTCTATTTCGCGAATACTTGGTGAAACTGCACCGCTTATGTTGACAACGCTTGGAAACCCCCGGATTAACTGGGATATTACACATCCAACCAGTGCTGTGCCGCTGTTGATCTGGCAATTCTACAACGACCCGAATATGGTGGAATTGATTTGGAGTTCCTCACTCTTCCTGATGGGATTTGTACTCACGTTGAACATCATCTCGAAGCGAATTTCGGCAAAGCACAGTATTCATTAA
- the pstC gene encoding phosphate ABC transporter permease subunit PstC, producing MNNSDKITKYFLFAGSFLILIVAGGMVFSLVGGAIPAFHKFGWHFITSTNWNPTEGRESYGAMPFIAGTMITSVLALLISIPMAFSTSLFVSEYFRKTPVASVLSTLVDLLAGIPSIVYGLWGFYTLRPFIMHLGLSPQGFGVFTSGIILAIMIIPYATSLSNEIIVMVPNELKEAAYSLGATRMEVIFNVIVPNARSGIVASYILAFGRALGETMAVTMLIGNANKVPHSLFDTGNTMASVIANQFGEADGLKLSSLIAIGLLLFIITALVNTAGKFIIKKLS from the coding sequence ATGAATAATAGCGATAAGATTACAAAATACTTTTTATTTGCAGGATCATTTTTGATTCTGATTGTTGCAGGCGGTATGGTCTTCTCCCTTGTTGGGGGGGCCATACCGGCTTTTCATAAATTTGGTTGGCATTTTATCACTTCAACGAACTGGAATCCCACTGAAGGACGGGAAAGTTACGGAGCAATGCCTTTTATTGCCGGTACGATGATTACTTCTGTGCTGGCTTTGCTGATTTCGATACCAATGGCATTTTCGACCTCGTTGTTTGTGTCGGAGTATTTTCGTAAAACCCCGGTTGCATCTGTTTTAAGTACACTGGTGGATTTGCTTGCGGGGATTCCTTCCATTGTATATGGCCTTTGGGGCTTTTACACCTTACGTCCGTTTATTATGCATCTCGGACTCAGCCCGCAGGGCTTTGGAGTTTTTACTTCGGGAATCATTCTGGCTATCATGATTATACCTTATGCGACCTCCCTTAGTAACGAGATCATCGTAATGGTGCCGAATGAGCTGAAAGAAGCAGCGTATTCGCTGGGAGCCACCCGGATGGAGGTCATTTTCAATGTGATTGTGCCCAATGCCCGTTCCGGAATTGTGGCCAGTTATATTTTGGCTTTTGGACGTGCTTTAGGTGAAACCATGGCAGTTACGATGTTGATTGGTAATGCGAATAAGGTACCTCATAGTTTATTCGACACCGGTAATACGATGGCCAGCGTCATTGCCAATCAATTTGGTGAAGCAGATGGTCTGAAATTAAGTTCGCTGATCGCCATTGGCCTTTTACTTTTTATTATTACCGCACTGGTGAATACCGCCGGCAAATTTATCATCAAAAAATTGTCCTGA
- the pstS gene encoding phosphate ABC transporter substrate-binding protein PstS, producing MKKILILLAVVTAFTSCKSGSKKKGTDEKSAKTEISLSAAGSTFAGPFYKTAFKKYFDLTGVQTSYGLTGSGAGIRSLKDRVVDFCGSDAFLSDAEAANMPAPVVHVATCSGAVDIAFNVPGIDSIKLDQEVLADIFLGKITNWNDAKLKAINPGVKFPDLAISVVHRSDGSGTTFIFSDYMSKISKEWKDQIGVGKSLNWPTGMGAKGNPGVAGTISSTVGSIGYIGSDYAFAQKISFALVKNAAGNYIAPTIAAVSAAGKGDMPADTRIMETNSTAPDAYPISGFTWIILYKEQAYNGRSLDQAQATVKLIDWMLDPAAQGIAKELKYAPLPDKVVQIDKAILRTVTYNGKPILK from the coding sequence ATGAAAAAGATCCTAATTTTATTGGCTGTCGTAACAGCGTTTACGTCATGCAAAAGCGGCAGTAAGAAAAAAGGTACTGATGAGAAGTCGGCCAAGACTGAAATTTCATTGAGTGCCGCGGGTTCCACCTTCGCAGGACCTTTCTACAAAACTGCTTTCAAAAAGTATTTCGATTTAACCGGTGTTCAAACATCGTATGGTCTGACCGGATCGGGTGCTGGTATCCGCAGCCTGAAGGATCGTGTAGTTGACTTCTGTGGAAGCGATGCTTTCTTAAGCGATGCTGAAGCAGCCAATATGCCCGCGCCGGTTGTTCACGTGGCTACCTGTAGCGGTGCTGTTGACATTGCTTTCAACGTACCCGGAATCGATTCAATCAAACTGGATCAAGAAGTATTGGCTGATATTTTCCTTGGAAAAATCACTAACTGGAATGATGCCAAACTGAAAGCAATCAACCCTGGTGTTAAATTCCCGGACCTGGCTATCTCTGTAGTTCACCGTTCAGACGGTAGTGGTACTACCTTCATCTTCAGTGACTATATGTCAAAGATCAGCAAGGAATGGAAAGATCAAATTGGCGTTGGAAAATCACTGAACTGGCCTACCGGTATGGGTGCCAAAGGAAATCCTGGAGTTGCCGGAACCATCAGCTCTACCGTTGGTTCAATCGGATACATAGGTTCTGACTATGCATTTGCACAGAAAATCTCTTTCGCTCTGGTGAAAAATGCTGCCGGAAACTATATTGCTCCGACCATTGCTGCTGTTAGTGCTGCCGGTAAAGGCGATATGCCTGCTGATACCCGTATCATGGAAACCAACTCAACGGCTCCTGATGCTTATCCGATCAGTGGATTTACCTGGATCATTCTTTACAAAGAACAAGCATATAACGGCCGCTCACTGGATCAGGCTCAGGCTACCGTGAAACTGATCGACTGGATGCTGGATCCTGCTGCACAGGGAATCGCTAAAGAGTTGAAATATGCACCACTGCCGGATAAAGTAGTGCAAATAGACAAAGCTATTTTACGGACGGTGACTTACAACGGAAAACCGATACTCAAATAG
- a CDS encoding Rrf2 family transcriptional regulator, with amino-acid sequence MKFNTKTRYGIRVMIEVALNSGPDGIYQKDIAENQDLSVKYLDQIIASLKAAGLIANVRGRKSGYILGRAPSQITIYDIHRAFEPGICIVDCLSKNYDCEKADHCTARDFWDVLNQKVVEHFKSMTVEALVADVRKRNEEKV; translated from the coding sequence GTGAAGTTTAATACGAAAACCAGATATGGGATCCGTGTAATGATTGAGGTAGCATTAAACAGCGGTCCCGACGGTATTTATCAAAAGGATATCGCCGAAAATCAGGATTTATCAGTAAAATACCTCGACCAGATTATTGCTTCACTAAAAGCAGCAGGTTTAATAGCCAACGTGCGCGGGCGAAAGAGTGGCTACATTCTTGGACGCGCGCCCTCCCAAATTACCATCTACGATATACACCGGGCCTTCGAACCTGGAATTTGCATTGTCGATTGCCTTTCGAAAAACTACGATTGTGAGAAGGCTGACCATTGCACAGCCCGCGATTTTTGGGATGTTTTAAACCAAAAAGTCGTTGAACATTTTAAAAGTATGACGGTCGAGGCGTTGGTGGCCGATGTGCGAAAACGCAACGAAGAAAAAGTGTAA
- a CDS encoding YceI family protein produces the protein MKRRVDIGKIFVRVILFVFPLLFGGWVKSADFKGICQLAKVRIDGSTNVNQFHFYYDQPQEEDFALSSASTGSEADASSLVFYVPVDQIDASNPAMLSDFKDLLKASKYPKIKITLRKDELASLFAAQRVANIPLAITIAGITNDYDTPIEVVNNEENRVVVKGRTRIRLTDYNISPPRRFLGMIRVKDEVFINFEIKLITQKANSP, from the coding sequence ATGAAAAGAAGGGTTGACATAGGGAAGATATTTGTTCGGGTTATTCTTTTTGTATTCCCGCTGCTTTTCGGCGGATGGGTGAAAAGTGCTGATTTCAAAGGCATTTGTCAATTGGCCAAAGTACGTATTGATGGTTCGACGAATGTCAATCAGTTCCATTTTTATTATGATCAGCCTCAGGAAGAGGATTTTGCATTGTCCTCAGCGTCGACTGGTTCTGAAGCTGATGCTTCTTCTCTTGTTTTTTATGTGCCAGTCGATCAAATTGACGCGAGCAACCCCGCCATGCTCAGTGACTTCAAAGATCTACTGAAAGCGTCAAAATATCCCAAAATCAAAATTACTCTTCGCAAGGACGAGTTGGCCAGTTTATTTGCAGCACAGCGTGTGGCCAATATTCCGCTAGCCATAACCATTGCAGGGATTACCAACGATTATGATACGCCGATTGAAGTCGTTAACAATGAGGAAAATCGGGTGGTTGTAAAGGGTAGGACCCGTATCCGTCTGACTGACTACAACATTTCCCCGCCGCGTCGTTTCCTGGGAATGATCCGGGTGAAAGACGAAGTATTTATTAATTTTGAGATCAAACTAATCACCCAAAAAGCCAATTCGCCGTGA
- a CDS encoding YceI family protein, whose protein sequence is MKMRVISLIAAVLFMWNWQVKAQESFHLVADKSSVEVDGTSTLHDWNMKTADLKCTAVMGIDGTAVNSIESVTFSCPAESLKSHESSIMDKKAYKAIKTDKYPEIRFTSDSVENLKSTGNEFSGDLVGKFQLVGVTKTIKIPFNGKVSDAGHAVVSGSFKIKMSEYGIEQVTAMFGAIKTGDGLTVKYNFEFAK, encoded by the coding sequence ATGAAAATGAGAGTAATATCGTTGATTGCCGCTGTTCTTTTTATGTGGAACTGGCAGGTGAAGGCGCAGGAATCATTCCATTTAGTAGCTGATAAAAGCTCAGTCGAGGTTGATGGAACTTCAACGCTACACGATTGGAATATGAAGACGGCCGATTTAAAATGTACTGCCGTGATGGGAATTGATGGGACGGCTGTGAACAGCATTGAAAGTGTGACGTTCTCTTGTCCGGCAGAGAGCCTGAAAAGCCATGAAAGTTCTATTATGGATAAAAAAGCTTACAAGGCTATAAAAACCGATAAATACCCGGAAATTCGTTTTACTTCGGATAGCGTAGAAAATCTGAAGAGTACCGGAAACGAATTTAGCGGCGACCTGGTTGGAAAGTTTCAGCTGGTTGGAGTAACGAAAACCATTAAAATTCCTTTTAATGGGAAAGTTTCGGACGCCGGACATGCGGTAGTGAGCGGAAGTTTTAAAATCAAGATGTCGGAGTACGGAATCGAGCAGGTAACCGCCATGTTCGGAGCTATCAAAACCGGCGACGGCCTTACCGTGAAATATAATTTTGAATTCGCCAAGTAA